Proteins encoded by one window of Lasioglossum baleicum chromosome 4, iyLasBale1, whole genome shotgun sequence:
- the LOC143208379 gene encoding uncharacterized protein LOC143208379 → MSRKRGRSVIDKDNSAPKEARMDINVTSNEDSQFRSDLQDESRQDLSNKEIKFAKNIVGKEGTPVFNQFLDFLITEEGMKYLEILKRKGINLTNMSSILGRAGAEATKAFKELYDLWFDGDGNETQYLKTLEKEGINLTNMSSILSRAGAKAAKAFKELYDLWFDGEGNKTQYLKSVEKEGINLTSMSSILNGARANAAKTFKGLCDLWFSTFDKKGKKIEYLKTLKDNGVGFSRISSILNGTGANAVKAFKDLYDLWFDRKGNKTQYLKTLEKEGINLTNMSNVLNGARANAAKAFKELYDLWFDREGNKTQYLKTLEKEGINLANVSSILSGARANAAEAFKELYDLWFDKEGNKTQYLKTLEKEGINLANVSSILHGARADAAKAFKELYDLWFDGEGNKTQYLKTLEKEGINLVNMSSILHRAGANALKAFDDLHDLWFDGEGNKTYYLKTLKKEGVHLANVSSILGGAGANAAKAFKDLYSLWFDKQGSKTQYLKTLEKGGINLVNMSSILHGAGASAAKAFKELYDLWFDREGNKTQYLKTFKKEGIDLFNISSILNGAGANAAEAFKDLYNAFFDEQGNKKQHLKHFINEKDEESFTLHNLSGMLSGAGAKAKHAFKRLHSVCFNDKGERTELLDNFYDAGFKPRNLSSMSCGAGVHASSILKKLHSVCFNGKGERTELLDDFYNAGFSAGDLCSILSGAACDLEKFHDFCFIGETKKYLNSFINKKEGFTLSNLSEILHGAKANVCSALKDFHDVCFDEAGSKFLDDLYNEGFSPGDLSNILSMAGNNASSNLRNFHKSCFNKENYLSHFLAEKQLFTPKDLSKILHRVGINICPIFEKLHDLCFDKVGNKTNYLNDLIKNNPPNMISNILYENVRKIPPTFLNEQNVSEIKGSKTPDAGLKSSNSSGSTEQEQNLDSLQQDGSKVKRKTRKGITNQDKNKQDDKISNNNKKLKKCRRSDTRN, encoded by the coding sequence ATGAGTAGAAAACGTGGTCGTTCTGTTATAGACAAAGATAATAGTGCACCAAAAGAGGCACGCATGGATATCAATGTCACTAGTAATGAAGATTCACAGTTTCGTAGTGATTTACAAGATGAATCTAGACAGGATTTGtctaataaagaaataaaatttgctaaAAATATTGTTGGTAAAGAAGGAACACCTGTATTTAATcagtttttagattttttaattaCAGAAGAAGGAATGAAATATCTAGAAATTCTAAAAAGAAAAGGAATAAATTTGACTAATATGTCCAGTATTTTAGGTAGAGCAGGAGCTGAAGCTACTAAAGCTTTTAAAGAGTTATATGATCTTTGGTTTGATGGGGATGGAAATGaaacacaatatttaaaaactctAGAAAAAGAAGGAATAAATCTAACTAATATGTCCAGTATTTTAAGTAGAGCAGGAGCTAAAGCCGCTAAAGCCTTTAAAGAGTTATATGATCTTTGGTTTGATGGGGAAGGAAATAAAACACAATATTTAAAATCTGTAGAAAAAGAAGGAATAAATCTAACTAGTATGTCCAGTATTTTGAATGGAGCAAGAGCTAATGCTGCGAAAACTTTTAAAGGCTTATGTGATCTTTGGTTTAGTACGTTCGataagaaaggaaaaaaaatagaatatttaaaaactctAAAAGACAATGGAGTAGGTTTTTCTCGTATTTCCAGTATTTTAAATGGAACAGGAGCTAATGCTGTAAAAGCTTTTAAAGACTTATATGATCTTTGGTTTgatagaaaaggaaataaaacgcaatatttaaaaactctGGAAAAAGAAGGAATAAATCTAACTAATATGTCCAATGTTCTGAATGGAGCAAGAGCTAATGCTGCAAAAGCTTTTAAAGAGTTATATGATCTTTGGTTTGACAGGGAAGGAAATAaaacacaatatttaaaaactctAGAAAAAGAAGGAATAAATCTAGCTAATGTATCTAGTATTTTAAGTGGAGCAAGAGCTAATGCTGCAGAAGCTTTTAAAGAGTTATATGATCTTTGGTTTGATAAAGAAGGAAATAaaacacaatatttaaaaactctAGAAAAAGAAGGAATAAATCTAGCTAATGTGTCCAGTATTTTGCATGGAGCAAGAGCTGATGCTGCGAAAGCTTTTAAAGAGTTATATGATCTTTGGTTTGATGGAGAAGGAAATAaaacacaatatttaaaaactctAGAAAAAGAAGGAATAAATCTAGTTAATATGTCCAGTATTTTGCATAGAGCAGGAGCTAATGCTCTTAAAGCTTTTGACGATTTACATGATCTTTGGTTTGACGGGGAAGGAAATAAAACATACTATTTAAAAACTCTAAAAAAAGAAGGAGTACATCTAGCTAATGTGTCCAGTATTTTAGGTGGAGCAGGAGCAAATGCTGCAAAAGCTTTTAAAGACTTATATAGTCTTTGGTTTGATAAACAAGGAAGTAaaacacaatatttaaaaactttaGAAAAAGGAGGAATAAATCTAGTTAATATGTCCAGCATTTTGCATGGAGCAGGAGCTAGTGCTGCGAAAGCTTTTAAAGAGTTATATGATCTTTGGTTTGATAGGGAAGGAAATAaaacacaatatttaaaaacttttaaaaaagaaGGAATAGATCTATTTAATATATCTAGTATTTTGAACGGGGCAGGAGCAAATGCTGCAGAAGCTTTTAAAGACCTATATAACGCTTTTTTTGATGAGCAAGGAAATAAAAAGCAACATTTAAAGCactttattaatgaaaaagatGAAGAAAGTTTTACGCTACATAACTTATCCGGTATGTTAAGTGGGGCAGGAGCTAAGgctaaacatgcttttaaaagatTGCATAGTGTTTGTTTTAATGACAAAGGAGAAAGAACAGAACTCCTAGATAATTTCTATGATGCAGGTTTCAAGCCAAGAAATTTATCCTCTATGTCATGTGGAGCAGGAGTTCATGCCTCTTCtatcttaaaaaaattgcaTAGTGTTTGTTTTAATGGCAAAGGAGAAAGAACAGAACTTTTAGATGACTTCTATAATGCAGGTTTTAGTGCGGGTGATTTATGCAGTATATTGAGTGGAGCAGCGTGtgatttagaaaaatttcatgACTTTTGTTTTATAGGAGAAACAAAAAAGTATCTAAATTCTTTCATAAATAAGAAGGAAGGTTTTACGCTAAGTAATTTATCTGAGATATTACACGGAGCAAAAGCTAATGTTTGTTCCGCTTTAAAAGATTTTCATGATGTTTGTTTTGATGAGGCAGGAAGTAAGTTTTTAGATGATCTCTATAATGAAGGGTTTAGTCCGGGTGATTTATCCAATATATTATCTATGGCAGGAAATAATGCCTCTTCTAATTTAAGGAATTTTCATAAATCTTgttttaacaaagaaaattatttaagtCACTTCTTAGCTGAGAAACAACTTTTTACACCGAAAGATTTATCTAAGATATTACATAGAGTAGGAATTAATATTTgtcctatttttgaaaaattgcatgaTCTTTGTTTTGATAAGGTAGGAAacaaaacaaattatttaaacGATCTTATCAAAAATAACCCGCCGAATATGATATctaatatattatatgaaaatgtgAGAAAAATTCCTCCCACTTTCTTAAATGAACAGAATGTTAGTGAAATCAAAGGAAGCAAAACACCCGATGCTGGTCTCAAATCGAGTAACTCATCTGGTAGCACGGAGCAAGAGCAAAACTTAGATAGTTTACAACAAGACGGTTCTAAAGTTAAGAGAAAAACCCGGAAGGGTATCACTAACCAAGATAAGAACAAGCAAGATGataaaatttcaaacaataataaaaaattaaaaaaatgtagaagaaGTGATACACGCAACTAA
- the LOC143208481 gene encoding ribonuclease H-like produces the protein MGEKRRYTDGAHSGNPGPGGWAAVLMHENKRVFIKKRISGVEENITNNKMELEAVINGLKMLKISCKVTLIVSILNKTADKKQVKNRELWQELDEVALQHDINWKWIRAHNGNMYNEEADRLARKESKKLKYRHCEAKKPPKNRGSSKFHRLDGMLWQ, from the exons ATGGGCGAAAAAAGAAGGTATACAGATGGAGCACATTCCGGAAATCCAGGTCCTGGTGGATGGGCAGCTGTGCTGATGCATGAAAATAAAAGAGTCTTTATCAAAAAACGTATCTCTGGAGTTGAAGAAAACATAACAAACAACAAGATGGAGCTAGAGGCTGTAATTAATGGACTAAAGATGTTAAAAATTTCCTGCAAAGTTACACTGATAGTCAGTATATTAAACAAG ACAGCCGATAAAAAGCAAGTAAAGAACAGGGAATTATGGCAGGAACTAGATGAAGTTGCTTTGCAGCATGATATTAATTGGAAGTGGATTAGGGCTCACAACGGTAATATGTACAATGAGGAGGCAGATAGACTTGCTAGAAAGGAATCTAAAAAGCTAAAATATAGACATTGTGAGGCCAAGAAACCACCAAAAAATAGAGGGAGCTCTAAGTTTCATAGATTGGATGGAATGTTATGGCAATAA